The Ammoniphilus oxalaticus genome contains a region encoding:
- the nrdE gene encoding class 1b ribonucleoside-diphosphate reductase subunit alpha, whose protein sequence is MRHIQLNNEVIHRDHDGKLKLEKDKEAVRSYFIDYVNKNTVFFHDLREKLDYLIDNDYYDADLFGLYEFDEIKKVYEAAYAKRFRFPSYMSAFRFYNDYALKTNDGERILERYEDRIAVNALFFGKGDAEKALAYVTALIEQEFQPATPTFLNAGRARRGELVSCFLLEVGDSLNDINMAESMAKQLSKIGGGVSLNVSKIRAKGESIKGIENVAKGVVGVMKMLDHAFRYADQMGQRPGAGSVYLSVFHADINDFLETKKINADEDFRVKTLSIGVVIPDKFIELARENKFAYVFYPYTVYKEYGVHLDEMDFDEMYDQLVNNPNVRKDRVNPRAILEKISALRFESGYPYVMFEGNVNQAHALNHLGKVKFSNLCSEILQYSELSEYADYGKEDQIGLDISCNLGSLNIANIMKNKSIERAVRLGTEALTIVSESTDIVNAPAVARANREMRSIGLGALNLHGYLAQNGIAYESEEAREFADVFFAAVNYYSILKSNELAMENGSSFYGFENSTYHDGTYFDDYVKTPYHPKSDTVKKLFEGMELPTPADWETLRERVKESGLYHSYRLAIAPTGGISYVQSATASVMPIMERIEERTYGNSKTYYPMPGLTPQTWFLYKEAYDMDMFRVVDMVATIQRHVDQGISFTLFMKDSDTTRDLTKIDLYAHHKGVKTLYYARTKDTGQEECLSCSV, encoded by the coding sequence TTGCGTCACATTCAGCTTAATAACGAAGTGATCCACAGAGATCATGATGGGAAATTGAAGCTTGAAAAAGATAAAGAGGCCGTACGATCGTATTTCATCGATTATGTAAATAAGAATACAGTGTTTTTTCATGATTTGCGCGAGAAGTTGGATTACTTGATCGATAACGATTATTACGACGCTGATTTATTTGGGCTGTACGAATTTGACGAAATTAAGAAAGTGTACGAAGCGGCCTATGCGAAGAGGTTCCGTTTTCCATCGTACATGTCCGCGTTTCGCTTTTATAACGACTATGCCTTAAAGACGAACGATGGCGAGCGGATTCTTGAACGGTATGAGGACCGAATCGCGGTCAACGCCCTGTTTTTTGGAAAAGGGGATGCGGAAAAAGCGTTAGCGTATGTTACGGCATTGATTGAGCAAGAATTCCAACCAGCCACACCGACATTTTTAAATGCGGGCAGAGCGAGACGAGGCGAACTTGTGTCCTGTTTCCTGCTTGAAGTCGGTGACAGTCTGAACGACATTAACATGGCTGAATCGATGGCGAAACAATTGTCTAAAATCGGCGGCGGCGTTTCTTTGAATGTCTCCAAAATACGGGCGAAGGGCGAATCGATCAAGGGAATTGAGAACGTGGCAAAGGGTGTCGTTGGCGTCATGAAAATGCTCGATCACGCGTTCCGGTATGCGGATCAAATGGGGCAACGTCCGGGAGCGGGTTCCGTCTATTTATCGGTTTTCCATGCTGATATAAACGATTTTCTTGAGACGAAGAAAATCAACGCGGACGAAGATTTTCGCGTGAAGACGTTGTCGATCGGCGTGGTGATTCCAGATAAATTCATCGAACTCGCGCGCGAGAACAAGTTTGCCTATGTCTTCTACCCGTACACGGTTTACAAAGAATATGGCGTCCACTTAGACGAGATGGATTTTGATGAAATGTACGATCAGCTCGTCAATAATCCGAATGTGCGCAAAGATCGAGTGAATCCGAGGGCGATTTTAGAAAAAATTTCGGCGCTTCGTTTTGAGTCGGGTTATCCTTATGTCATGTTTGAAGGTAATGTCAATCAGGCGCACGCATTGAATCATTTAGGAAAAGTTAAATTCTCGAATCTCTGTTCTGAGATTCTGCAGTACAGCGAACTTTCGGAGTACGCGGACTATGGGAAAGAGGACCAGATCGGTTTGGACATCTCTTGCAACTTAGGTTCGCTAAATATCGCTAATATTATGAAAAATAAGTCGATCGAGCGGGCAGTACGGCTAGGCACAGAGGCGTTGACGATCGTTTCTGAATCGACCGATATTGTCAATGCCCCAGCGGTTGCGCGGGCGAATCGAGAAATGCGTTCGATTGGATTAGGCGCCTTAAATTTACACGGGTATCTCGCTCAAAACGGGATTGCATACGAAAGTGAGGAGGCTAGAGAGTTTGCCGACGTATTTTTTGCGGCTGTAAACTATTATTCGATCCTCAAATCGAATGAACTAGCAATGGAGAACGGAAGTTCATTCTATGGCTTTGAAAACTCGACTTATCATGATGGAACCTATTTTGACGATTATGTAAAGACGCCATACCATCCAAAATCGGATACGGTAAAAAAGTTATTTGAAGGGATGGAACTGCCGACGCCCGCAGACTGGGAAACGTTGCGCGAGAGAGTTAAGGAGAGCGGACTCTATCATTCCTATCGATTGGCGATCGCTCCGACAGGCGGGATTTCCTACGTGCAATCGGCGACAGCTTCCGTTATGCCGATTATGGAACGAATTGAGGAACGGACATACGGAAATTCCAAAACGTATTATCCGATGCCAGGTTTAACGCCGCAAACGTGGTTTTTATATAAAGAAGCGTATGATATGGATATGTTCCGCGTCGTCGATATGGTCGCTACGATTCAGCGTCATGTCGATCAAGGCATTAGTTTTACATTATTTATGAAAGATTCAGACACGACCAGAGATTTAACAAAAATCGATCTTTACGCGCATCACAAAGGAGTAAAAACGCTCTATTACGCGAGAACGAAAGACACAGGGCAAGAAGAATGCCTATCTTGCTCGGTTTAG